The following nucleotide sequence is from Hevea brasiliensis isolate MT/VB/25A 57/8 chromosome 7, ASM3005281v1, whole genome shotgun sequence.
ATGTATCAGgcctaaaatttaataatttaagaaCCACTGGTTACACCCTAATCCTTTATTGCCTGCTGAATGAAAACCTTATGTGAAATTCTTGTGCTGCTTTTACCAATTCAAAATTGATCTTTGTACTTTTTAGTTTTGAactagttaataataataataataataattctgaATTGAAATTGTGCCTTTTGTGGATTTAAGTTATGTTCTCCGAGGACATCTGCCTTATCCAAAGTAGGTTTTAATTTGGTTTTGTAACTTACTGAGAGTGATGATCCTGTGTTTTTGTAGCTTGAGAAGCTAAGTGACATACAATGTCAACCTGAGTCACAGCTAAAGTTCATTACCGAGGCCTGGCTACAGGTATGCTAGTGTTATTTTACAGCTAGATTTATATTGCTTTCTTatgatatatattttataaaataccaCACTAACACATGATTGTTTATTGCTTTTCTCATCATCTTTACTTTTTTCCAGATAGTTGAATGCAGGcgagttttgaaatggacttatgCCTATGGATATTATTTACCTGAGCATGAACATGGGAAGAGACAGTTCTTTGAGTATTTGCAAGGTAGGTCATCTCTTTTTTTTGAAGCAGATGTTTTATCCTTCTTGTGGTGTTCTGATCACAGATTCTATTACACAGGAGAAGCTGAGTCTGGGTTGGAACGTCTTCATCAATGTGCTGAGAAGGAGCTCCAGGTTTATCTAAATTCAGAGGGCCCATCAAAGGATTTTAATGAGTTCCGTACCAAACTTGCTGGGTTGACCAGGTGATTCTGAGACTATTACTAGAATTACGTTTTTTCTCTTATTCTTCTCCCCACCCTCCTGTCTTGTTATTCAACCTGAGTTGGAAGGCTCACTCAGTTAGAAGTAGTATTGCTATCAATCTGTTCTCTCCAGTGAATACAAAACCGAATGTTGTGTTAGATATGTTGTATCATTTGCATGATTATATGTGCTGAATTTAGCTTTGCATGGTTCTTAGACTGGCAGCAATGCAATTGTTTTGCTTGAGCATTGCATGGCATGCCTGTGAAACTAACTTGACTGTACAGAAAGGAGTAAATAGACTTGGAGATCGACAATTTTCTATGCTGTAGAATTCCGCTGATTAGATGCTTTTTTGAGACTTAAATAGAAAGAGGAATGTTGGAGAGACCACTAATCAATAACTCAACTgagtttatattttatattatatgtaTTTGCTGTTGTACTTTGCAGTTCATAGCTTTACCTATTTACCTTTTCCACCTGCTTAATTTTTCAATAACTTGGTTGAATGACGACAGTGTCACTCGGAACTATTTCGAGAATTTAGTACGAGCTTTGGAGAATGGTTTATCAGATGTGGACTCTCATGGTGCATGCAGCAGGACAACAAACTCAAAGAGCTTGGGAGGTGGAAGCAGCAGGGGGAGAAGTGGGAGAGGCAAGGGTTCAACATCCAGATCAAGTGGCCCTAGCAGAAACATTGATGATTCAGGCCACTGGTCATGTGAACATTGTACGTATGCAAATATCAGGTCGGCTACCATTTGTGCGATCTGCCAACAATGTcgttaaatttcattttcttcaccAACAGGCCGCCCAGATGGGAATTATCCGTTTTGCCTCTTTGGCTGTCCAATTGTTTTGGGGAAACACCTTTTAGATCATTGCTGGAGAGTGAAGAATAATGCTCCAATAATTTCTCTGCTTTAAGACCTGGAGAGCAATGATGGAGAATGGAAATAGGGAAGGTAGAAACTTCACCTGTTTGACTTGTTTCTGAAATCAGCTGTAAATAGTTGCTGCCATTTATGATGATCTTTAACTTCTACTAGTTATCTTATATCAGGACCCATGCAAATGTATTCATCTGTAATCTTTACTATCATTTATTTATGTTGTTACTAATAGATGTATAAAGCACTTGAAGTTTTCAAGTGTTTTTGTAGGAGTGATAACCACTTGGGGTCAATAGGTTGCAAATAAATATGTTGTACCATTTGTTTTTGCTGGATGAATTGCTTTTACCGTTAAAATTCTTTTAGTATCAAAATGGAGattataatgtgatgatattatggtTGGGAGATGGAAAGTGTTTTTGCTGTTGAGAAATTCAATTGGAAAATaacatattaaattaattttacagtTCTCAAAAGTGATGCTTAACAGACTTTAAAAGTATCAGAAAAGTGACTGGTTCACGTCTTTAGAAATTTTGCTCCATTAAGGAGTCGCAGTATCCATTTCTGCAGGTCTGTCATGGATCGGACAGGTTATATGTATTGAGTAGGGAGTAATAACCAAGAAAATGGACGaaggaatttatttatttattttgatgaaAGATGCGGGAATTagtttaataagaaaaatttatcaaaattgaccacatcaaagaaaacaattcaaaataattcgtGAATCCAGTGTCCCAAGTCTATAATTGTCGGACAAACATAAACTGATGAGATTAAGCAAAGGCCCAAAGGTACATTCGTCAGGCTGTATGCAAATCTTACACTATTGAGCTAGCTGAAACCCGTGATGCATATCCAGCGTACAACAGGATACAAAGAAGAGAGGCTCCCCAGCCCACAGCAGGTGAGGCCTAAAACAACTTGTGTTACCAAATAGGCACCCTATAATACAAACACTGGTAAGCACTGGCTTCCTGTTTCTCAGACAGACGATGAAGCATATCATTTTCTACACAACAAACGACTGGCAAACCATAAAAAATGTATTCACACTAATCAATAGCAATTGCTAGACGAAAACAACACTAAAATTTTATTGGTCATTTCTGATGCCAAGAATCCACTGTGCAAGATGAGTCAAATATGGCTCTGCTTGGGAATTACTGCTCAATATTGGACCCAGACTCTGAAGCTCAGCATTGAATTCCCTCTCAAATTTCCTGCAAGATATTACAGCGATTGTCAGATAGAACTTTATGGATTCATATGTCCAACTCACATCTATTAGACTTACAGTATAGACTCTGTGACTGTTGTATTCTGAGTCATCATTTTTACTGCCTGAGATTGGCTTCTTGACCTCCATTGCTTGGACGTCTGTGACCTGAGTGAAACATCAGAGGGCTCTTCTAGCTTTGGAATATCAACAGATGACGATATCAGCCACTGAGATGCAGCTGCATACTGCAGGCACACTAATTTCAGCCTCTCCACCTTCTGCAACCAGAAGTTTGACTTTGTGagaaaaaaaatctcaaagacgACCATGAGAATCATAAATCAAGAATTGAGGATTTCCTGCCATCAAGGGCTATCGGCTGGTTTCCATCTGTTGAAGTAGTAGTTTCACCTTTATATTGTCTTTTATCATAACTAAAATTACATAGTCATTCTTTCTCCTGCCCCATTTTTGAATTTCTCATTGTATAGATGCATTCAATGCCTATATTCAATCCAATACATGTAATGTAACTAGCTTTGGGTATTAAAAATCAAACCTTGAGTAGTTCCGGTAAAAGCAGCAAACATTCTTTGAGACATTTATCAAGGAACAAATCATGATATTGGATAACCTGTTACAGCAATATATACTCTGTTAAAATAACTTCACAGGCGAAAAGTTGCTCAAGTATTGCACAACAAATATATTCAAATCCAAAAAGTTGAAGACCATACCTCATCTATACTTTTTGCAGTCTGCATTTTATTATACATCATGTGCCAATTAGGTTCAAGAACCTGAAAACAAGTGTATTCTTTATCAAAAAACACATGCCAACTTAGATTCTATAAACAAGAgacaaatttaaaattaaacccAACCCTTCAAAAAGCCTGATGTCTTTGAACTTTGGCAGAtcagaaataattaaaaatatctcAATAATTAGCCCAGCTGCCTACCCAAATTACTTAATATTGGAGACAATTTTGGGTTCAAGAATGTGCCCAAGTATTGGATTCATTTGATTTCCAAGACACATTAGACTAATTTCAAGTGCCAATCAAGCACACCTTTGTCATGCAATATAGGTACTACATGAAAATAGAATAGGTTTGAGCAAAATTATACCAAtggaaaatcacaaaatacatatAACAAAGACTTATCACTTATGATATTTTAAAGAAAAGaacagtgagagagagagagagagagaaatcaaCCAAAACTTGTACTGGGGGAATCCTTAACATAGTACTgtctaaagaaaaaaaattacaatgATAAGGTAAAACCTGCCTCAAATGTTAGATAGTGTAGAAGGCTGTTGATGAATTTCAACATACTACGACAAAGAAGAGCTGATCTAGGGATGGCAGTTCCCCGCATGTTAAGGGCACGAACTCCCTGCATATGTATATTGcaattgaattagaagcagaaGAAAAGGCAGGTAAAATTTACCACTTTACATCAACAAGCTTCTAGCCCATACTTGGTGCACTTGCCAAGCCCCACAAAGCTGGCGGTCCACATGTTTACAGTGGAACAGAAAGCGGAAAATCAACTGGTATTTTGTTAGGGCTTTTTTTGAAATAACTATAGACAATGGCCATTGAACCTGAAACACAAACCAAACATTGAATGATCACGACCTAACaagtaaaatattttaaataagaaATTGAAGATCATGACATCAAATGAAGTAAAGACAGAGAAAGCTCCAACTATGAAAGTCACAAGGAAATTGGCATCATTCCAATTACGATCCCACAAAGCGGGGTTACTGAAAGGAGTTTGGAGATGAtccaatttttagtttttacaTTATGTAGCTTCTCTTAAGACTTGAACTTTGCAATGTTCTGGATGCAAGTCCAAGTCTTTACATTGTATCAAGTATTTCCTCCAGAATGTCATTTACAATCTCCATTAAATATTTAAGGTCATGCCAGAAAACTACCTTgtaactcaaagaaaatgtctcAAGGCCTGTAATGCTCATTGGCTCCTCTAGATCATTATTATCGGGAAAAGCCCTTGTTCCTAGATCTTTCAGGTTGCCCAGTGTTTTAAGTAAAGAAGATCTTTCCTGAAAGCAAAAGCTTCAGATATAATATAATGACATTTAAAATTATTACTTTCACCCCATAAAAGCAAATGGGATAAGAGTTGCTTACCACACAACATGTCAAGTCCTCATGACATGGATCTGCTGCAGCAGCTGTGGTACGCAAAGCAAGGTCTAACAGAGACTATATTGCAAAAGAGAATATATCAGATCTTGTTACTGAGCATCAATATATTTTATCCAGGTTATTTTTCATTTTAGTAGAAAATATAAGGTGAAACCTGAAGCTTCTCCACCGAAATTTCATCAAGCTTTTTTGTAAGCTCATCTCGAGCTATGTCCGTGAAATGAACCAAAAAATCACCCTGAAATAGTACAATTTAATTAATGTAGAAGGAATTCAAACAAGAACCAGAGCAATTTGCCTCTCCATAACACAAGACAAAAGTTAAATTTCCCAAATGCATAGTGATATACTAAGAAACGTTAAGTCCCAAGTTCACAGATCAATGAACAGAAGTACCTGATCAAGAAGAAGATAGTGCTTTAAAGACCGCAGCTTTCCCATTAGATCATACTACAACATAAAAATAGCATCTTCTTAGGAGATTTGGCAAAATGGAAAGCAATTGACATGGATAATCACATGAACCAAACAAAAAATACAAGAAATATGCATGGAAATTATAAAACCTATGCTTACCTTTTCCTTAATGAGGTTTAAGAGCTCACTGCTGGCAAAATCATAAGCTGCTTTTATGCATTCAAGATACTGATGGTTTGAGCCAAAGTTCATCAATTTGGAATTTTTTGAGGAAGGAacctaaatataataataattcaatCCAAGGCAAGGAAAGATCAACACAAGTGTGGAGGGAGAGTGCTTTTCTTTATGCAAAACTAATATACCGTAAGCAAGGGCAATAACATTATGCAAACCTGAACATTGTGCCCACATTCTCTCATAACATTTAAGTATTTTCCTGTGGTCAATATTGTTCCAGCAATATTTGCAAGGAagctaggaattccttctttaAGGCTGTAACGTTGCCTCCAGTACTTAGCATCATAATCCTGTGTGAGGCTCTCCTATAAAAGGAAAACTGTAAGCATCTTGAGCAACTTTCAAACACCTATCATTTTAAACAGAGTTAATATACCTTATGAAGAGACTTGTTCTCTGCAATAAAAAATTCACCATAAGGATCATCGATGACTCCTTCGTAGACCCACCTAAAAAATACATTTCATTATTATGTGCAAGAGAATCAAGGTAACTGGAAAAATTATACTGTCATGTGGAAAAAATGAACAGAGAGGATTCTCAAGAAATATTAGAAAATCCAGCATGCCTTTTTAAACCAAATATATAACAAATAACTTCCACTTAAAATAAAGCAACAGACTCCAGAATTTACTAAACTGTGGCTTGACTGAATCTGTGAAATACAAAGATAAACAATAGACATGGACATGATAACACAAGGACACGATAAGATAATAGGTAAGGAAATTAACTCACAACACAATGCTTGACATATATCCCCTGGACAGCATGCTTAACATAGAACCTATTTATTATTTGGATCCATATCTTCCTAGGTTTGAATATCTCACAAACATGACCACAAACACACATATTTTTCTTTCAAACCATACAATCTAGTGATCAGAATATGAATCTTTGCTTCCCCAGAGCAACTGATATCCTCTTAAATATAGTATTTACAAGaacaaaaagaaataaaaaaataaaaaataaaataaaataaaataaaactcttttAAGCATATAGAGAGGTTCAATATAACTCAATCATGGATTTCATGATGACCAGACAATAAGGCTACTATGATGCTAAACTCCAATTTAATGTCTACGAATGAATCTTCCTTAACAGAATAGGGAAAAAGCAAAATCATGTGACAAGGAAGATCACTAGATTTATATgccttgttatggaaagtcaatcactatgttatggaaagtcaatcactatattatttctctgtatattctgtattctgtattcctatttaggatttcttatttaggatttcttcctaattagtagaacacaattataggaatcaattgtatatatatacccccacgtacagattaattgaaatcaatgagaatcatctctttctacatggtatcagagtagGTCATCAATCAAGAgcgactatttgttctcactacccagctcaggagagaccttggccgccgatcggccgtttcaaccccgatcaacatcaccggcgtcgcctcaaccccctcattccaccactatgtgctgttgcctgatccagtataccattaaaggacttctgaggtttggttctcagatcctatttcggtttttgcttgatttgtgacttTGGGTTATTTTgttgctataagcactttggattagcgtttcggttagttttctttgtctcaacaaatggcagacaataagaatgttatttctgatgtgattccggtgatgactaagatcacggaacacaaacttaatggttcgaattacctggagtggagtaagactgttagggtctatttgcgtagcattgataaggatgatcaccttactaaagatccacccactgatgatacacaacaaacttggctaagggaggatgctcggttgtttttgcagtttcggaactcgattcatagtgaggtaattagtttaattaatcactgtgaatttgttaaggaattgatggattacttagattttctgtattctggtaaagggaatatctcccgtatttataatGTTtgcaaggcattctaccgtgctgagaaagaggataagtctctcacggcttattttatggattttaaacgggtatatgaggaacttaatgtattgttaccTTTTAGTCctaatgtgaaagttcagcaggcccaacgggaacaactggctgttatgagttttcttgcaggccttccttcagagtatgagactgctaaatctcagattctctccagttctgagattttctctttgcatgaaacgttcacacggatccttcgtacagagagtactcaatcttcacagcctgccagtagtgctcttattagccgtaatccaaatggacaatagggtaatagaagaggaagtagaggaggaattacaggcaacagaagtaatcagcgtaatgaagaggctagttctaatcaggactcaagaggagtcattcgTTATTATTGCAATGAGCCTggacatacaaaatataattgttcgcaacttcagaggaaaaatcagcgatcacaaatggcaaatatggcagcagagaattctacaatatcttcctctgagaaaactattttggtacctgcagaggattttgaacaattttcccagtatcaggcatctctaaagcctaccagttcccctgtcactgcgatcgctaagtcaggtaaatccactacatgccttgtgtcttcttcatccaaatgggttattgattctggtgcgacaaatCACATGACagataattctagtcttctatctgcttttcagtgtaatctcacttcctctactaatactttagctgatggttctactcgtaccttaaattgttctgtttcctttttttctgaccagtgtttgtttcaggatcttacaacgaagcagattattggtagaggacgcgagtcaaatggtctctacattctggaaaatcatgcaTCGCGGTAGCTTGTTTGCtctagtaccttaacacctcttgaagctcattgtagattgggtcatccttctttgtctaccatgaagaagctgtgtcctcaatttcagtctttatcagtactagaatgtgagtcgtgtcagtttgcaaaacatcatcgtttgccttctgtgtctagagtcaataaacgagcttcatccccttttgagttagttcattctgatgtttggggtccttgttctgttacatctaaaactggatttcgttattttgttacttttgttgatgattactctcgtgttacctgattatatttaatgaagaatcgttctgagttgttttctatcttttgtgccttttgtaatgaaatcaaaactcaattttatatttctgtgcgcatattaagaagtgacaatgtcaaagaatacttttcagcacaatttcagccttatatgacacaaaatagcattcttcatcagtcttcctgtgcggATACCCCATTCCAAAatagcgtggccgaaagaaaaaatcgtcatcttcttgaggtaactcgtgctcttctttttcagatgaaagtacctaaacacttttgggcggatgcagtttctacggcatgtttttttatcaatcgtatgccattttctgtccttaatggagatattccttatactactttgattcctacaaaatctttgttccctattgaaccccgtattttttgttgtacctgttttgtgcgtgatgttcgtccacaggttactaaattggatccaaaatctctcaaatgtgtcttgggtactcccggctcctaaaagagtaccgttgtttctctcctattcTTAATCGTTATTTTGTTTCTGCAAATGTCACATGTTTTGAgttcactccattttttcctccatcatctgtgtatgagagtcaggaagaggaggatgatctcttaatatatactgtccaacaaatgtctagtcctctcccacagcctgtttcttttgtctctagacctactcgacctcccattgttcatgtttattccaggagattggagattcctgactcagatcctccaccagctacttcgttgggaaatcctgtacctcatactgatcatgattctgatctagacttacccattgctcttcgtaaaggtaaacattcatgtacttaccctatctcttcttttgtttcttataatcaattgtcttcttgttctcggtgttttgttacttctttagactctgttccgatccctaatactgttgatgagacactgtctcatcctggctagtgtgatgctatgaaagaggaaatggaggctttagatgctaatggtacatgggaactattgcctttgcccactggtaagaaagctattggttgcaaatgggtatttacagtaaaggtaaatcctgatggttctgtggctaggttaaaagcacgccttgtagcaaaaggatatgctcagacatatggggttgattactctgatactttttctcctgtagctaaacttacttctattcgcttgtttatctctttagcagctacatatgattggcccctgcatcaattggatatcaagaatgctttccttcatggtgatattcaggaggaggtgtatatgaagcaaccacctgggtttgttgctcagggggagttgggtagaGTTTGTAGGCTTCAGAAGTCTCTTtttggcttgaaacaaagtcctaaggCATGGTTtgagagattcagtgaagcagcacaggaatttggtatgcaaaaaagtaaatgtgatcactcagtattttataggcaatctgaggctagtctaattctcttggtagtctatgtggatgacattatcttCACTGGGAGTGATTCTGcaagtatttcatctcttaaaaccttcctccaaactcagtttcagaccaaagacttgggattgttaaagtatttcttaggtatcaaagttatgagaagtaagaagggtattttcttgtctcaaagaaaatatatcctcgatctattgacagagacaggaaaattaggtgctaagccttgtagcgcaccaatgactccaactttacaactgttagcagggggatagtgagttgtttgaagatccagagagatacaggagattggtaggaaaattgaactaccttacagtcactcgtcctgacattgcttatgccgttagtgtggtaagtcagtttatgtcttccccaattattgctcattgggaagccttggaacaaatcttgtgttatctgaaggtcgctccaggaagaggtttgctatatggtaatcatgggcatttgaatattgaatatttttcaaatgccgactgggctggatctaaggttgacaggaggtcaactactggatattgcgtttttattgaaggaaatttggtgtcttggagaagcaagaagcagagtgtagtttctcgatctagtgttgaatccgaatacagagccatggcacaatcagtatgtgaggtaatgtggatacttcaattactagatgagacaggttttaagacctccctgcctgcgaaattgtggtgtgataatcaagctgctcttcatattgcttctaatccggtgtttcataagcggatcaaacatattgagattgattgtcactttattcatcaaaagattcaacaacagatcatctcaacaggacacatcaaaactggagagcaattaggagatatttgacaaaagctctgaatggagctaggattgactacatttgtaacaagttgggcatgattaatatctatgctccaacttgagggggagtgttatggaaagtcaatcactatattatttctctgtatattttgtattctgtattcctatttaggatttcttatttaggatttcttcctaattagtagaaaacaattataggaatcaattgtatatatatacccatgcacagattaattgaaatcaatgagaatcatctctttctacatgccTGTTTGCAAATTAATTAATACATTCAATTTTCTTTTCAAACATAGATTTTTAAAGCCTACAGTGATTTATTACATGATCCAAAAGATTGAAATTCTTTTTTGGGTCTTAGGCGAAGTCTCTGGGCTAAGGGATGTTTTTCTCAAGCTATGGCAATGGATCATAAACATTCAAATGTTGAACCCTGGCAACAAACAACTACTTGTTTCCTTGCACATGTTACGGACAAACAGTCCAAATAGTAGATTTGATCAGTCAAAACTAAAATCTAAAGCGTATAGCGATGTTAACAACTCAAAACAGATTGAACAACATGCTTGCACAATTTACCTCTCCAATATGCCCAGATAAGCATTGCTTGCACAATGTGTCATCTTCTCTAGCAATGATCTCACTGCACTATCACCAGCCATGGCCTTAGCCTGAATGTAGCAAAAAGCTGTGTTAGGGACAAAAGAACGTGAACTAGTGGAGAAAATTCAACTCACAAAGACAACAGTTATGTTAACAGTTTTCTGTTGTCTAAACAAATAAAGTAAATCAGATATGACATTGAACCTGGCTCTGCAGAAGGTTAAGGACTGCAGATCCTGTAAAATTATTTGCTGAAGCCTTCTTTACAACAGTAGATAATGCTTGCATGGAGCCCATCAAGGGCTGCAATACATGGAAAACCTCTTAAGAAAAAATCCAAGAGATGATATATGTAGGTTTAGGACAAACTTAAACCTGACAGTAAAACCACAATCCTTGTATGGAAAGTTTTCCAAGTCGAAATTGGTGTTCAAGTTGTGCAACCATGGCCTGGTAATCCTGATGAAGACATTACAATGACATTTGATTTAGGAGAAACACACATATTTAGTGTGCAAAGAATGTAACCTTTAAAATGCATATGGTATTTCACATTTTGTGCTAAAAAAAATGCTTATAGCCCGGCCAGCAGGACTAAGTAAACATGTGTGAATTCCAGATTATCCATATGTGACGTTTTATTCAATTACTCATTACAGAAGGCATTATTACATTTGAGATCTTCCAGGGAACTTTATCCTCCTGCTTTTTGTTTGCCTTTTGGATCTCCAATTCCAAGCTTCTTTTCATGTTTTGACTACATAAGAGGCATTCTCTTTTCTTTTTGGTTTATATGTAACTCtctaaaattatatgtttttaTCAACATATCAATATTGATGGAGCAGACATTCTACttaaaataatttgaaatgcACATGCAGCAACCACAGGTAAGATAAATTAAGCACACAAATATTCAATGGAAGACAAAAACAGGCAAAATGGAAACAAATGCAACAATAGTTTAATTACATGACTCACAGCACAAAGAACCTACCAGAAGAAGTGCCCTGAGTGCAGCAGCAAAGGCATGATTAACTACGCCACTCTTGAATTGTGACCTTGACTCAACAAACTGGTCAATCAAAAGATAGCTCTCACATAAAGGAAATATCCATTTTGCTCTTTCCTGAAATACATGCGTTCATCAGTTCAAATGATTTTGAAAGGCCGCAGCTGTTATAATCACAAATCAGTAAGTACATGATACACATAAATTCTTTACTCTCTTAAATTGATAACCTATTAAGGCAAAGGTTCAAGAGTGCTCTTCCTGAATTTAAaatgtgttatggaaagtcaatcactatattatttctttgtatattctatattctgtattcctatttaggatttcttcctaattagtagaacacaattataggaatcaattgtatatatatacccatatacagactaattgaaattaaggagaatatcTCTTTCTATATGGtgtcagagcaggtcatctatctagggtaactatttgttctcaccaccaagctcaggagagaccttggccgccgaccggccgtttcgactccgatcaacatcgctggcgtcgcctcaaccccctcattccaccactgtgtgctgttgcctgatcca
It contains:
- the LOC131181446 gene encoding probable E3 ubiquitin-protein ligase ARI8, giving the protein MLNNMCVDFRILANSKPCPKGKRPIEKNQGCMHITCTPPCKFEFCWLCLGAWSDHGERTGGFYACNRYETAKQEGVYDDAEKRREMAKNSLERYTHYYERWATNQSSRQKALADLQQMQTVHLEKLSDIQCQPESQLKFITEAWLQIVECRRVLKWTYAYGYYLPEHEHGKRQFFEYLQGEAESGLERLHQCAEKELQVYLNSEGPSKDFNEFRTKLAGLTSVTRNYFENLVRALENGLSDVDSHGACSRTTNSKSLGGGSSRGRSGRGKGSTSRSSGPSRNIDDSGHWSCEHCTYANIRSATICAICQQCR
- the LOC110642679 gene encoding gamma-tubulin complex component 2-like isoform X1, whose product is MGKETETSHLPSPARCCTTSSPGIDKAIGCYDAAVQELIVIDNLMSALVGIEGQYILIKRVHGKEDEITFQIDASMDLALQERAKWIFPLCESYLLIDQFVESRSQFKSGVVNHAFAAALRALLLDYQAMVAQLEHQFRLGKLSIQGLWFYCQPLMGSMQALSTVVKKASANNFTGSAVLNLLQSQAKAMAGDSAVRSLLEKMTHCASNAYLGILERWVYEGVIDDPYGEFFIAENKSLHKESLTQDYDAKYWRQRYSLKEGIPSFLANIAGTILTTGKYLNVMRECGHNVQVPSSKNSKLMNFGSNHQYLECIKAAYDFASSELLNLIKEKYDLMGKLRSLKHYLLLDQGDFLVHFTDIARDELTKKLDEISVEKLQSLLDLALRTTAAAADPCHEDLTCCVERSSLLKTLGNLKDLGTRAFPDNNDLEEPMSITGLETFSLSYKVQWPLSIVISKKALTKYQLIFRFLFHCKHVDRQLCGAWQVHQGVRALNMRGTAIPRSALLCRSMLKFINSLLHYLTFEVLEPNWHMMYNKMQTAKSIDEVIQYHDLFLDKCLKECLLLLPELLKKVERLKLVCLQYAAASQWLISSSVDIPKLEEPSDVSLRSQTSKQWRSRSQSQAVKMMTQNTTVTESILKFEREFNAELQSLGPILSSNSQAEPYLTHLAQWILGIRNDQ
- the LOC110642679 gene encoding gamma-tubulin complex component 2-like isoform X2, which codes for MGKETETSHLPSPARCCTTSPGIDKAIGCYDAAVQELIVIDNLMSALVGIEGQYILIKRVHGKEDEITFQIDASMDLALQERAKWIFPLCESYLLIDQFVESRSQFKSGVVNHAFAAALRALLLDYQAMVAQLEHQFRLGKLSIQGLWFYCQPLMGSMQALSTVVKKASANNFTGSAVLNLLQSQAKAMAGDSAVRSLLEKMTHCASNAYLGILERWVYEGVIDDPYGEFFIAENKSLHKESLTQDYDAKYWRQRYSLKEGIPSFLANIAGTILTTGKYLNVMRECGHNVQVPSSKNSKLMNFGSNHQYLECIKAAYDFASSELLNLIKEKYDLMGKLRSLKHYLLLDQGDFLVHFTDIARDELTKKLDEISVEKLQSLLDLALRTTAAAADPCHEDLTCCVERSSLLKTLGNLKDLGTRAFPDNNDLEEPMSITGLETFSLSYKVQWPLSIVISKKALTKYQLIFRFLFHCKHVDRQLCGAWQVHQGVRALNMRGTAIPRSALLCRSMLKFINSLLHYLTFEVLEPNWHMMYNKMQTAKSIDEVIQYHDLFLDKCLKECLLLLPELLKKVERLKLVCLQYAAASQWLISSSVDIPKLEEPSDVSLRSQTSKQWRSRSQSQAVKMMTQNTTVTESILKFEREFNAELQSLGPILSSNSQAEPYLTHLAQWILGIRNDQ